One Dama dama isolate Ldn47 chromosome 18, ASM3311817v1, whole genome shotgun sequence DNA window includes the following coding sequences:
- the IKZF1 gene encoding DNA-binding protein Ikaros isoform X2: MDADEGQDMSQVSGKESPPVSDTPDDSDEPMPVPEDLSTTSGGQQSSKSERGLVAYGADGFRDFHAIIPNSFSPGNVKVETQSDEENGRACEVNGEECAEDLRMLDASGEKMNGSHSVQGSKALSGAGGIRLPNGKLKCDVCGIICIGPNVLMVHKRSHTGERPFQCNQCGASFTQKGNLLRHIKLHSGEKPFKCHLCNYACRRRDALTGHLRTHSVGKPHKCGYCGRSYKQRSSLEEHKERCHNYLQSMGLPGALYPVIKEETNHSEMAEDLCKMGSERSLVLERISNVAKRDKCLPELPYDGSASYEKENEMMQTHVIDQAINNAISYLGAESLRPLVQTPPGSSDVVPVLSPMYQLHKPHAEGPARSSHSAQDGAVENLLLLSKAKSASSEREASPSNSCQDSTDTESNTEEQRGGLIYLTNHITPHARNGLSIKEEHAAYDVLRAASEGPPDALRVIGTSGEALKVYRCEHCRVLFLDHVMYTIHMGCHGFRDPFECNMCGYHSQDRYEFSSHITRGEHRFHMS; the protein is encoded by the exons TGGCTTATGGGGCTGACGGCTTTAGGGATTTCCATGCAATAATTCCCAATTCTTTCTCTC CCGGTAATGTTAAAGTAGAGACTCAGAGTGATGAAGAGAATGGGCGTGCCTGTGAAGTGAATGGGGAAGAGTGTGCGGAGGACTTGCGGATGCTCGATGCCTCCGGAGAGAAAATGAATGGCTCGCACAGTGTCCAAGGCAGCAAAGCCTTGTCAGGAGCTGGAGGCATTCGACTCCCTAACGGCAAACTAAAGTGTGATGTCTGTGGGATCATTTGCATCGGCCCCAATGTACTCAtggtccacaagagaagccacactg GAGAGCGACCGTTCCAGTGCAACCAGTGCGGGGCCTCCTTCACGCAGAAAGGCAACTTGCTCCGGCACATCAAGCTGCACTCGGGGGAGAAGCCCTTCAAGTGCCACCTCTGCAACTATGCATGTCGCCGGCGGGACGCCCTCACCGGCCACCTGAGGACACACTCCG ttgGTAAACCTCACAAATGTGGATATTGTGGCCGAAGCTATAAACAGCGGAGCTCTTTAGAGGAACACAAAGAGCGCTGCCACAACTACTTGCAAAGCATGGGCCTCCCAGGCGCGCTCTACCCAG TCATTAAAGAAGAAACTAATCACAGTGAAATGGCAGAAGATCTGTGCAAGATGGGATCGGAGCGCTCCCTCGTGCTGGAAAGAATATCTAACGTCGCCAAAC GAGACAAGTGCCTGCCGGAACTGCCCTACGACGGCAGCGCCAGCTACGAGAAGGAGAACGAGATGATGCAGACACATGTGATAGACCAGGCCATCAACAACGCCATCAGCTACCTGGGGGCTGAGTCCCTGCGCCCCCTGGTGCAGACACCGCCCGGCAGCTCCGACGTGGTCCCGGTGCTCAGCCCCATGTACCAGCTCCACAAGCCGCACGCCGAGGGCCCCGCGCGCTCCAGCCACTCAGCCCAGGACGGCGCCGTGGAGAACCTGCTGCTGCTCTCAAAGGCCAAGTCCGCGTCCTCGGAGCGCGAGGCCTCCCCGAGCAACAGCTGCCAAGACTCCACGGACACCGAGAGCAACACGGAGGAGCAGCGGGGCGGCCTCATCTACCTGACCAACCACATCACCCCCCACGCGCGCAACGGCCTGTCCATCAAGGAGGAGCACGCGGCCTACGACGTGCTGCGCGCGGCCTCCGAGGGCCCCCCGGACGCGCTGCGCGTGATCGGCACGAGCGGGGAAGCCCTCAAGGTGTACAGGTGTGAACACTGCCGCGTGCTCTTCCTGGACCACGTCATGTACACCATCCACATGGGCTGCCACGGCTTCCGAGACCCCTTCGAGTGCAACATGTGCGGCTACCACAGCCAGGACCGCTACGAGTTCTCGTCCCACATCACGCGCGGGGAGCACCGCTTCCACATGAGCTAA
- the IKZF1 gene encoding DNA-binding protein Ikaros isoform X1, producing the protein MDADEGQDMSQVSGKESPPVSDTPDDSDEPMPVPEDLSTTSGGQQSSKSERGLVAYGADGFRDFHAIIPNSFSPGNVKVETQSDEENGRACEVNGEECAEDLRMLDASGEKMNGSHSVQGSKALSGAGGIRLPNGKLKCDVCGIICIGPNVLMVHKRSHTGERPFQCNQCGASFTQKGNLLRHIKLHSGEKPFKCHLCNYACRRRDALTGHLRTHSVGKPHKCGYCGRSYKQRSSLEEHKERCHNYLQSMGLPGALYPVIKEETNHSEMAEDLCKMGSERSLVLERISNVAKRKSSMPQKFVGDKCLPELPYDGSASYEKENEMMQTHVIDQAINNAISYLGAESLRPLVQTPPGSSDVVPVLSPMYQLHKPHAEGPARSSHSAQDGAVENLLLLSKAKSASSEREASPSNSCQDSTDTESNTEEQRGGLIYLTNHITPHARNGLSIKEEHAAYDVLRAASEGPPDALRVIGTSGEALKVYRCEHCRVLFLDHVMYTIHMGCHGFRDPFECNMCGYHSQDRYEFSSHITRGEHRFHMS; encoded by the exons TGGCTTATGGGGCTGACGGCTTTAGGGATTTCCATGCAATAATTCCCAATTCTTTCTCTC CCGGTAATGTTAAAGTAGAGACTCAGAGTGATGAAGAGAATGGGCGTGCCTGTGAAGTGAATGGGGAAGAGTGTGCGGAGGACTTGCGGATGCTCGATGCCTCCGGAGAGAAAATGAATGGCTCGCACAGTGTCCAAGGCAGCAAAGCCTTGTCAGGAGCTGGAGGCATTCGACTCCCTAACGGCAAACTAAAGTGTGATGTCTGTGGGATCATTTGCATCGGCCCCAATGTACTCAtggtccacaagagaagccacactg GAGAGCGACCGTTCCAGTGCAACCAGTGCGGGGCCTCCTTCACGCAGAAAGGCAACTTGCTCCGGCACATCAAGCTGCACTCGGGGGAGAAGCCCTTCAAGTGCCACCTCTGCAACTATGCATGTCGCCGGCGGGACGCCCTCACCGGCCACCTGAGGACACACTCCG ttgGTAAACCTCACAAATGTGGATATTGTGGCCGAAGCTATAAACAGCGGAGCTCTTTAGAGGAACACAAAGAGCGCTGCCACAACTACTTGCAAAGCATGGGCCTCCCAGGCGCGCTCTACCCAG TCATTAAAGAAGAAACTAATCACAGTGAAATGGCAGAAGATCTGTGCAAGATGGGATCGGAGCGCTCCCTCGTGCTGGAAAGAATATCTAACGTCGCCAAACGTAAGAGCTCTATGCCTCAGAAATTTGTTG GAGACAAGTGCCTGCCGGAACTGCCCTACGACGGCAGCGCCAGCTACGAGAAGGAGAACGAGATGATGCAGACACATGTGATAGACCAGGCCATCAACAACGCCATCAGCTACCTGGGGGCTGAGTCCCTGCGCCCCCTGGTGCAGACACCGCCCGGCAGCTCCGACGTGGTCCCGGTGCTCAGCCCCATGTACCAGCTCCACAAGCCGCACGCCGAGGGCCCCGCGCGCTCCAGCCACTCAGCCCAGGACGGCGCCGTGGAGAACCTGCTGCTGCTCTCAAAGGCCAAGTCCGCGTCCTCGGAGCGCGAGGCCTCCCCGAGCAACAGCTGCCAAGACTCCACGGACACCGAGAGCAACACGGAGGAGCAGCGGGGCGGCCTCATCTACCTGACCAACCACATCACCCCCCACGCGCGCAACGGCCTGTCCATCAAGGAGGAGCACGCGGCCTACGACGTGCTGCGCGCGGCCTCCGAGGGCCCCCCGGACGCGCTGCGCGTGATCGGCACGAGCGGGGAAGCCCTCAAGGTGTACAGGTGTGAACACTGCCGCGTGCTCTTCCTGGACCACGTCATGTACACCATCCACATGGGCTGCCACGGCTTCCGAGACCCCTTCGAGTGCAACATGTGCGGCTACCACAGCCAGGACCGCTACGAGTTCTCGTCCCACATCACGCGCGGGGAGCACCGCTTCCACATGAGCTAA